The nucleotide sequence agtcacgtgatatgcaaatttcgtaataaGTTTGCGCGCGCTAAATTAAGTTTATactttctgtttgtttttggattttttgttattgcaataaacacatttttgtatcattctgggggttaaaaaataacaaagaggctcagagaagtcatttggatatacaaacaaaaaagtttaCAGCACTAAAAAATACTGGGATATATTGCATACGCCTAGTGGTGTACGTATTTGCGGGATTAAAAATTGAACTTATATTGACGCAGATTTCGCATACATGATGAACGAGCCTAACTACGTCATCGATTGTTGCGGCGTCGTAGACAAGTGGGAGGCGTATTTTGACAACGTTAACACCGCCCGAACCGTCTACTTCCAAGTATGGCGGCCAACAAGCGGAGACAGCTTCCAGCTCGTCGGACAGAACGACATCAGCGtctgtatgttatatttatgatgatgatgttgatgatgacgatggtcgtggtggtggtggtggtggtggtggtggtaatggtgatgatggtaatggtgatgatgatgataatgattataatgatgctgatgctgatgctgatgatgatgatgatgatggtggtggtggtggtggtggtggtggtaatggtggtgatggtgatgatgatgatgatgatgatgatgatgatgatgatagcgATGATGAtgtagtgatttttttttctatttcagcGTCAGACGGAGAGCAAGCTTTTGCAATTCCACAAGCGCAGAGAATCACGGTCAAATCTAACGATCGTTGGGGCTGGTAAGTTTGTTCTGATACATGACATGCCCTCTTTTACATTGGAAAACAAGCTATATTTACAGCCAATTAAGTACTATgcttaatcatttaaattttcaactttCGTGGGTGTTTTAAGGTCCGCCCACATATCCGATTCACAAACCCAGTGTCAGATTTTACGTTGACAatgctacgctcactccgcataatcttaattcatgtcatctaacttttACTCAGAATGTTTGGAggcttttcaaataaaaaaaacttaatatccaatatacaataatatgaccctcttttattaaatattatactgATAAAAATACTGCAAACTTGGTGTTTTGACCTTAAAGATTGATCAATCTGTCATTTCACTTATGATCTCAgttgacataaaaaaaactacaaattaCCATAAGTTACCTTTAATTCGCCACTCGTGAATAGTATCAGACGGATagtgtttgcattttatttgccGTATTGCGAGACGTTCTGTTATTCACGCACGCTTTTTACGATTCTGCATcgaacaaaaactgcataaaacttccACGCCagacataaaaggtgtttaaacataaaaaatggcCGTATAGTGCCCATGTTAAGTGCACAAGCCGTCGATAAGAAAAGGAAGATGCAAAACCttaataaaaaatgctaaaaaaagGTACAAGAATAGTACACTTtgactaaaacacatttttaagtCACCCAATTTTCCATTTTCACCTTGTAAATAagcaatcgttcagcttatacataCAAAAACGTTTTcttaaggcctctagaaacataggttaaaaaacgAGAGAGCTTACACATCTGGCCTCCGGGTAGGCAAATTAATATTGCGATAAAAGTGATATAAACTAACTTCCCAGGTCAAAATATCCTCCAAAAACaccaaaatactttaaaattccGCTATTTTGTTCCGCATCTAACATTTCCCTCATTTAAGAGTccgcaaaaaataaaatacgttGGTCCCCCATGCTTACGTcataaatgatatgtttcatttaacataaaaagagttttcatttgaagcaaaatattgccttccgacgtagcatttatgacgtaatttatcacgtggtatacacacactaaatTACGTGTAGATTAGAAATACATTTCATGATTCGCAGATGTTACTGaatgattttttgttatttgttcacGGTGATATGCTACGCTGCCTAGCCAAAACTTATTTTAAGCAGATGGTGAACCAAAATATGAcgtcatgtatataaataaccACTGTAAAACTGTAAATCTTAACAATTAAGCGCAGTATTTATCGAAGGCCGATGGGCTGAAAGTATAGGTTATAatcttaagaaaaaaatatacaaaaatttgAAGGGAAACTCTGTCTTATCAAATGCGTTATTGGtcattattgaaaatgaataaacgTATACGTTTTACGTTAACCTAGGTGGAGTGACGGATCTGACGTGATAACGTATAAGCGAGGTGGAGCAGAAGAAGACAATAATTACTTGATGGCGATATCCTCCGCGACGTCAGTGGATGACGTCGTAGATTGGTCAGCTAAAACAGTTGAGGATGATCGTTCCTACGCCGTTAGAATGGACGTTGAACCTAGTAAATATTTCTGGCAGCATACTGTAAAAacgcttaaagtgacactcttattcaaaatcaatacatacacatgtataacatattaagctttgagtgataaacctttaactacttactaaataatgcatttatggaaaatattaaatactgtaacacaattgtagccgtgtatttaatagttgaacatctaaaaatattaaatgattggtgagtgctaaggATACCgagtatattttgaaatgaaaatgcaGGAAAAAAACCCGGTATTTCTACTTAATAAGACgacagtagatcacagtaaatctctAGCActcgccaatcatttaatatatttagatcaatgatttatgttttttccataaatgcattatttagtaagtacgagtagttaaaggtttaacactcaaaacttatgtttgttatacatgtgtatgttttgattttgaataagagtgtcactttaaagattTTGGCGATGAACTTACTATACGATTAACGAATGCAGACACtactttgaaaatatcatttttagctTAGCCAAAAATTTAAAATTCACATTTTCTCCCCGAATTTGATCGTATTCGTTTTTTCTATGACCTCATGTTTTCTATTGCATATGAGCATCAGTAATGTTTCAGAAACACGTATGCAGACGTTGGTTAGTATTGTGGTACGTTTCAGAAACCGAATCTAGAATAATTGCTACGAGTAGCGAATATCATGACAATTAAACAGTTAGACCAAACGTATAGTTcgtaaacaaaatgttacacGGTCATTCTGTTGTCCACAGACAACGACCCATTCTTTACCGGCACTATGTCCGCGACTGTGTCCAATGCAGTGGCTATAGGGACGACCTTGGAAACCATTTCGGTGTCAGACAATGACGTTGATGACGTCAGCACGCTCACCGTTTCCATGGTATCAAACTCCAAATACAACTTCGATACATCCACAAGTAagacatatttatttaagttttgtaCAGAAAATGGGCATTAGCAAGGAAGAAGCATGGAAGCAATTTCCTTTCTGCTATTTGGTTCTAGAATATATTCTTTCAGATGTAATAGGATACACTTCTATAATATTCAATTATTCTACAATCAACATTTAAACACTTAAAGCGGCAACACAATAGATTAGTTAAAGTTGTTAAAACTTAATCGACCTTCTAATTTTTTATCCCAATCATTTTTGTAAAGCAGTTAGAGGTTAACGACTAGAATGTTCATATTAAAAGAAGTCATTCATGGCGGATCAAGGATTTGacattagagggggcgtaagCTAGGGGCGACACCTTTTTACTTGCGCCCCTCCGTCCGAAccgaaatgtttttgttttgtttagagTGTTGGTAAGGGAGTTTAACTCCGAAACGGTGAAGTTTTAGCGTGTTTTAATCTTTTTTGTCCTGcatgtatattgaaattaaaaataatcatggAAGATTTGGGATGGGGGGGGGGTGGCGCCTGGTGCAATTGATCGTTTGATCCATCCAATTATTAGCAACGTTTTGCATCCACATCGCTACAATGACTATCCATTTCGGGATAATTCGAATCGCAATTTAATTAACTCCTATGACTACAAATAGCTTATAGCGATACTGAGCAATGGATAATGCCGCAACTGATGGTATCCGCCACACACACTTTACTTGCATTCGGGACAGGAAATGTTTcccaaaacatttcttttgtgcCAAGCTATGAGAGTGTCCCTTTAATTTATTCCATTACGTCTGCAGAGGTTTTGACGACGGTCGCTAGTTTAACGACGTTAGGCGGATCTGAAAGCAAGCTGACTTTCAAAGTGGCGGACCAGTGCTCCAACACTGTCACGGTGACCTTCACCGTCACCATCACCAACGACGTAAGGCCTCTATCATAATTAATGACGTTAGAAATGTAGAAACGCCAAGCCGTTTACCAAGCATAAGAACGTAacgcttaaaataaatattctctCTTAAATActaagtgttttattttctgttgtttcactatttaaagcttttgtaattgttgttgttgcaattgttgttgttgatgttgttgttgttgttgttgttgttgtggtggttgtggtggtggttgattttgtttttgttattgttgttgttgttgttgttgttgttgttattgttgttgttgttgttgttgttgttgttgttgttgttgctgttttttattGCCAAAGCGTTGCAGCAGCAGCGTATCTGCCAACACTTCGATATTAGGGCAATCGTTCATGCTTCATATTGATCCAAAACTGTCAACCATGCAAAGTTTTTTATACTAACGTCTGACAACTATATCAGCCCCCAGAAATACACAACCTACCGAGCTCCGTCTCTATAAGCGAGGATGTGACGTCAGAGACACTATTGTTCGTCATAAACGCGACTGACACAGGCGGTGACGTCACTTGTGATTTTGCAGCCAGCGTCCCTGCGTCATATCCGTTCATTATTAAGCAGGAGCCTGCGTCATCAGGTAATACAAGGTGTCTGTTGATTTTTTAAGAGCTTGGTCAATGGATGAGAAAATATTCCATCgactgtttaaaatttaaaagaattattcctacaaaaataaaagattgTACACATAAATCGATATAGCGGACAGACAGGACATGGCAAAACG is from Mya arenaria isolate MELC-2E11 chromosome 9, ASM2691426v1 and encodes:
- the LOC128245900 gene encoding cadherin-23-like, with the translated sequence MMNEPNYVIDCCGVVDKWEAYFDNVNTARTVYFQVWRPTSGDSFQLVGQNDISVSSDGEQAFAIPQAQRITVKSNDRWGWWSDGSDVITYKRGGAEEDNNYLMAISSATSVDDVVDWSAKTVEDDRSYAVRMDVEPNNDPFFTGTMSATVSNAVAIGTTLETISVSDNDVDDVSTLTVSMVSNSKYNFDTSTKVLTTVASLTTLGGSESKLTFKVADQCSNTVTVTFTVTITNDPPEIHNLPSSVSISEDVTSETLLFVINATDTGGDVTCDFAASVPASYPFIIKQEPASSDYAIYSEINPGFSYNTKSSYTLGIDCSDGLISDTGEFYVYLTQNTPPVFLNLQNSTSISTSDQIGTTAFHVLVYDAEGDDLTFTMTCTCANFPFQIFNSGEIKLNADLTDHAVVGYDLEIHVADSRNTVGPSLLTITIAGMF